The Pseudomonadota bacterium genome contains a region encoding:
- a CDS encoding transporter substrate-binding domain-containing protein, giving the protein MIKFLTTLLLAFLLSLPAAAAAQKKSAYSRVTETKTIRCGYLPYDPFVIKDPNTGKFSGITVDYINIISARHGLKVDWAAEVNVDQIVPALDNGRIDAFCIPSSPDTNWAKVADFSSGLGAMPYFIHVPADSTITMKGLSAATFAIVDGFALTDITKEMFPEAKYVSLPQTTSAAEMYDQLRYGKVQAHVNEQISAANYMKNNPGVIRRWSDQPVMVVRMFLVTPKNDPEMGAFMRRTFDAGIPENMTLLRDLMARYQVPEDALFLGDRCAPAETDKGWTICAME; this is encoded by the coding sequence ATGATAAAGTTTCTGACCACTCTTCTTCTCGCCTTTCTCCTCTCCCTTCCCGCCGCGGCTGCAGCGCAGAAAAAATCAGCATACAGCCGTGTGACGGAGACAAAAACCATCCGGTGCGGATACCTGCCCTATGACCCCTTTGTTATCAAGGACCCCAACACGGGGAAATTCAGCGGCATCACGGTGGATTACATCAATATCATCAGCGCCCGGCACGGCCTGAAGGTGGACTGGGCGGCCGAGGTCAATGTGGACCAGATTGTTCCGGCCCTAGACAACGGACGGATCGATGCATTCTGCATCCCTTCCAGTCCGGATACAAACTGGGCGAAAGTGGCTGATTTTTCCAGCGGGCTGGGGGCCATGCCCTATTTCATCCATGTGCCTGCGGACAGTACAATAACGATGAAAGGATTGTCCGCGGCAACATTTGCCATTGTCGATGGCTTTGCCCTGACGGACATCACAAAAGAAATGTTCCCGGAAGCAAAATATGTGAGCCTGCCCCAGACCACCTCTGCCGCCGAAATGTATGACCAGCTGCGCTATGGCAAGGTCCAGGCCCATGTAAACGAGCAGATCTCGGCCGCCAATTATATGAAAAACAATCCCGGTGTGATCCGCCGCTGGTCTGACCAGCCGGTGATGGTCGTGCGGATGTTTCTGGTAACGCCGAAAAATGATCCGGAGATGGGTGCGTTCATGCGCCGGACATTCGATGCCGGAATTCCGGAAAACATGACCCTGCTCCGCGACCTGATGGCCCGTTACCAGGTGCCGGAGGACGCCCTGTTTCTGGGCGACCGGTGCGCCCCGGCGGAAACGGACAAGGGCTGGACGATCTGCGCAATGGAGTGA